The genome window CTAGGTACTTAAATACAGGCCTAGTAACGATCCGCAGTATCCAATGGGCTAGCTTGAGTAATAACAGTCTAATATTTCTCTTATTTAGGGGGACTTAAGTAAACTTTAGTGATCAAGACTAGTGAGCTTAGACGTTGGCTTAGACCTAAGCTTAGACAAAACTGCTTAACAAACTGTTGGTACTAGCTCATGAAAATTCCAGACTCTTCGAGCAATCACCAAGTTTACAGAACATGAAGTTCAGAATCGCCAAGCGCTCTTTGATTTGAAGGTCCTGAAATACCTTCTGCCTCATATTGATCACGCCGAGCTGAACGTTCGAAGGTATGCTTTGAAAGCTTTGGCGCAAATCTGCCAGTTGCCTCAGAGTCCGTATGAGATGCTTAAAGATTCAAAGAATCTTAACAAGATTGCCAGTATGCTTGTGCAGGTAAGAATGCAGAAAGTTCGTTTTGTAAAGTTGCCAACTTGCTAAGTTACCGTTAGCCTACCAATGTGACCTAAAAATCAAATACTACGTATTTTTTCAGGACGAGGACTTATTtgttctggaattcgtctcaaAGATTCTCGCGGAGTTGACGCGGGAGCCCTTGGGCTGCGACCAGATGATTGCTGCTAACATTTTAGATACCATCTTCTACAGGATGAGGACTTGTGTTGATCCTGACGTACAATATAACTGCACTCAGGTGTATCAATATAACTCTACATTTTAAGCGTTACCTGTTTTAAAGGTAGAAGATGAGAACTAGATGTTTCTCGTTTTTTTTCCCAACATTTTATCTATctctcttaaaaatatttttttggaacattttttatataggGGAAAAATAGGCAATAAATAGCGCATTCACCACCTTAAACTTGGGTCATGTCTTGTAATTTCAGATCTTAAGCAATCTCATCTCAGACCCGGGTACTGCAACAGCAGTGACGGGCAGCCAGCACTTTAGCTGGCCGCCATTACTGGCGCTGCTGAGGAGCCAGTACATCCAGATACAGCAGCTGGCACTGACCACCATTGACCAGTTGGTGTGCAGACACAAGGATCAGCTCGTTCAGGAGAGCTTTAGAGATTCAACTGGCATTCAGGATCTATGCGATTTAATTGAGGTGATATTTTAGTACATTTGTTCTTGTTAGTAACATAATGTATTGCTTTTATTTGCTCAGTTGTAGCTAGATCTGCTTTAAATATTGCATTAGCGAGTGTTTAGAGGAATAAGCATGAATACTTGAATGCTACAGCGTGCTTACAGTTGCCAGTTAGTCTAAAATGCTGTACCTTAGCTTTGCCCACTAACCTAGACCCATTTGTTCCTGGTAAAAcagattaaattaaatgaaacgcttgttttttaaacatattttatcaatgTTTTACAATTTAAGTTGTTTAATTGCTTAGTTGTTCGCAAAATCAATAGATTTTATGCTTCCTTTATAATTTGCATCCTAGTCGTACGAGTTCCGCGACATCCACATCCCTGTACTCCAAGTGCTGCGTGACTATGCGGCGGGTGAGAGCAGCGCTGCTCACGTGTACCGGAGCGGCTGTCTGCAGCGCCTGCTGAAGTACCTGGATGAGGCGCTGCCGGCCGCCAAGCCGCCCTGCCTGGCCGTGCTTACTAGACTGTCGTACACGGCTAAGGGGAGAGATGTGAGTTGTTCTACTAGTGTAGGTGAAAATTTTGGtaagtatgttaaaaattgGGCGATATAATTTGTGTTGTTACATGTCGGATTATGGTTTCAACTTTCAGTTAATTCGAGTAATAAGAAGTTACCTGCCCTTGTTGTTCTTTGTCGTTGAGATAGAGTAAATTATCACTTCATCATATTCTTAGAGACTGTTTGCTTTAGAGCTTTCCCTCAAGCAGTGGCCAGATTGCTGAcgataataacttaaaatatgtGTGTAGATAAAATGCTGTCTATAACATTATTGTGGTACACAATCCAGTAAAAGCAGCTACAACGATTTTCACGTATTCGTTCTGCGATTTCTTTGCTAACTAACCTACATACTCTACTCTCTACTACAGGCTCTACATGAAACGGGTACGGACGTGATGTTCTGCGAGCAACTGCGGGGCGACGACGCGGCGTTGCTGGCGGACGCCGCTCTTGGCGTCGCCAACATGGCACAGCTGCTGCCCGCCGCTAATGCCATGATGGACACCAACGTCATTGAGACGCTGTTCGGTAAACATGTCTAAGGTCTAACTGAGAATTAATGTAACAATGCGAATAGATGTACAAACTCTGCAACTCTACCTTTTGGTGTGGTTGACACTCGACAGGcacattacaaattaaaaaataaaatatgtgctATTAATGCTGCAAAGAGATGATTTGGTAGTACCATAGATATAGTAAAAGAATCTGTTATAACAAGCAAAAAGTATGACACTTTTTGCTTGAAGAGTCAAATAGCGGAATTAATAACCTAGCATCTTCATCTAGAGGCGAATATTTTAAACCTTTGTTTTATGTTTTCTAGACTAAGCCCGGGcgtgcactagcggccaagccgcagcGGCCATCGAGAGAGCTACCTCAGTataaaaccgccatagaccacgcgcacctggccgcaacgcgatcagcggccacaccatactttcgatggccgctgcAACCtagccgccgcggcctggccgctagtgcgcaccCGGGCTAATACTGATTTATTGGAGTTTTATTTAGTGTTTGTGCTTTATTCCCAGGGATTATTTACGACGATGCTATGGAGTGGTTCAATATTCGCATAAACTGTCTCCTGGCTGTGAGCGAGATGTGCCGCGTGCTGCCCGCGGCCACCGAGTGTGCAACCGAACCCACCCTTTTCACTATATTAAAGAATATTAACAGAAACTGTAAGTTAGGAGAAAAAGataaagggcctgtttcaccacttccagcTAAgtcccggataggctatccacagctTATCCGACACTGACagatactctatagtctatactcaatctgtcagataagttgtgtaTAACCTATCCGGGACTTaccaggaagtggtaaaacagcccCTAATAAAATGTGGCTTTATAGGTGCCAgttttgcaccaaaattcgttagggaactgtacattttttaggGATAAAAGTATGCTAAGTCCTTTCTCGGCGGACTcgtgggtatttttttttattttttctaaatccctcaagcgtgaagaggtaatacagacacacttttaaatttaaaatcttaGTTTGGATTTGTGAGTGGGTATTTATCGAGTCGAAAGATATAAAAGCACATTACTTTATAATCGCATATTATAGTCGAGTACAACCCGGTTGAAGCGCAGCGTCTCGCGGTGCAGTGTTTCGACAACATGCAGGAGTACGAGAGCGGACGCCGCGCCATGTTGAACGCTGATTTTATCAAAGAACTGCTAGgtattttagaagtaagttgTATACAATTACtgttattcataaaaaaataaacactacctacggcaagaatgggccggctcgaccggataaataccacgttctcacataaaaccggcgtgtgagtgagtgagtttaccggaggcccaatcccctaccctat of Aricia agestis chromosome 9, ilAriAges1.1, whole genome shotgun sequence contains these proteins:
- the LOC121730414 gene encoding uncharacterized protein LOC121730414, translating into MSKSNRSNKSRESNKELSKKELDFTAYDITAETAETAILLLESQESEILCRTLRAITKFTEHEVQNRQALFDLKVLKYLLPHIDHAELNVRRYALKALAQICQLPQSPYEMLKDSKNLNKIASMLVQDEDLFVLEFVSKILAELTREPLGCDQMIAANILDTIFYRMRTCVDPDVQYNCTQILSNLISDPGTATAVTGSQHFSWPPLLALLRSQYIQIQQLALTTIDQLVCRHKDQLVQESFRDSTGIQDLCDLIESYEFRDIHIPVLQVLRDYAAGESSAAHVYRSGCLQRLLKYLDEALPAAKPPCLAVLTRLSYTAKGRDALHETGTDVMFCEQLRGDDAALLADAALGVANMAQLLPAANAMMDTNVIETLFGIIYDDAMEWFNIRINCLLAVSEMCRVLPAATECATEPTLFTILKNINRNFEYNPVEAQRLAVQCFDNMQEYESGRRAMLNADFIKELLGILERPDVRLKMLTCSVLSGLLRDDVARRMFTRCHGEKVVNDNLRIEHVGLRAALCAVVCAGVTHTTTSADVYLALGTVHYLFCNKKARYAIPAWESALAAILDRHLSAKFAYMNKLDIHENTRDGFYVLKRPTKPFPTLLSLMSNSSRLHPVFVASFGDPVTTQDTQTRTDEDEDSAPVSVPRDDNLNNYVGRLRAMFPMYREPNNARKQFGACDIVSSSLLLRARVLGVFVAAATCGVTQDMDCSVPSVDLHLAELMMALDSCVINLGYVKCGGALERAVLYKVLADRIALPCALCRVAERAWCEVAVPDVDVAESMQDHLYPGGLLRANYVVDLTDEPGSLHPPHSDNARRIRGY